One window from the genome of Cucumis melo cultivar AY chromosome 10, USDA_Cmelo_AY_1.0, whole genome shotgun sequence encodes:
- the LOC103493460 gene encoding binding partner of ACD11 1, producing the protein MSMRTVKVSNISKLTSERDIKEFFSFSGEILYVEMQRESENTQVAYVTYKDSQGADTAILLTGAKIGDLSVTITLVENYHLPPEAMSSILDKRQTVTGIAPNQAEDVVSTMLAKGFILGKDALNKAKAFDERLQFTSNASATVASIDRKMGITEKITAGTAVVNEKVREMDEMFQVTEKTKSALAVAEQKATSAGTALMSNYYVLTGAAWFSNAVTAVTKAAEEVTQMTKVKVEKAEEEKKESIYRERTGIISNFAELHLDEPLPGEPAIVPVNSADR; encoded by the exons ATGTCG ATGAGAACTGTCAAAGTCAGCAATATCTCAAAACTTACTTCAGAGAGAGATATCAAAGAATTCTTTTCATTCTCAGGTGAAATCCTTTATGTTGAAATGCAAAG AGAAAGTGAGAACACTCAGGTGGCTTATGTTACGTATAAGGATTCTCAAGGAGCTGATACTGCAATACTTTTGACA GGAGCTAAAATTGGTGATCTATCTGTAACAATTACTTTGGTTGAGAATTACCATCTTCCACCTGAAGCAATGTCATCAATCCTG GATAAAAGGCAAACGGTTACTGGGATTGCTCCAAATCAGGCTGAAGACGTCGTAAGTACAATGCTTGCTAAGGGTTTCATCTTGGGGAAGGATGCTCTAAACAAAGCAAAAGCATTCGACGAACGACTCCAATTCACATCAAATGCTTCTGCAACCGTAGCTTCCATTGACCGCAAGATGGGAATAACTGAGAAAATAACAGCAGGCACAGCAGTGGTGAATGAAAAGGTCAGGGAGATGGATGAAATGTTCCAGGTTACGGAGAAGACGAAATCCGCCCTTGCCGTTGCAGAGCAAAAGGCAACAAGCGCTGGAACGGCGCTGATGAGCAATTATTATGTGTTAACTGGAGCAGCATGGTTTTCAAACGCAGTAACTGCAGTTACAAAAGCTGCTGAGGAAGTGACCCAAATGACAAAGGTAAAAGTCGAGAAAGCCGAGGAGGAGAAAAAGGAGAGTATATATCGGGAGAGAACGGGGATCATTAGTAACTTCGCCGAGCTCCATCTCGATGAGCCTTTACCTGGGGAGCCTGCTATTGTTCCAGTTAATTCAGCAGATAGATAG
- the LOC103493462 gene encoding cyclin-SDS-like isoform X1 produces the protein MKSKKRRPNPNPQSFSPPKNKKLRSHLPRRKRPRISPFLCSNLVSHSPAPSTTFAFAAAESTSTSFYTSRPDVSSHLSAPNFRKRRFDSKKEVGVGSNVEVSESSCVESNSGVDFGVSGPSTTSKLKNRSSFRTTINGNEDQIDPAENGVEKFEFTDVDVSSKLCGKEAVVLTSCVESCAESIFQSVCPFEEKRLEVEDNRLWEFQLPELPRNEINETFTVSKSDSTIEQWPGSLKFESDLACTEQFSYDDVSEYSSQALSLQSTILLETSDEYCSDYTPSIFLESGSEFSEKSNEDAAPSSTFRMLLQYRRDFLSLNSSPDIRTSSPIEEEKVDQSTILRFEELDDEEAYRMFRNRERRQLIIHDYIEEYRSTTDYGDLILQQRSNMVQWIVERSRENKLHQETTFLGVTLLDQILSKGFFKAESRLQILGIACLTLATRIEENQSYSWLQQRNIHVGSNTYRRAEVVGMEWLVEEVLKFHCFLPTVYNFLWFYLKAAGANSDLENRAKNFAVLVLADKVQFCYFPSTIAAAVVILASLGEKQDAPSQRVIETHVRTENDDLPECIESLEWLLKLL, from the exons ATGAAATCCAAGAAACGAAGGCCTAATCCCAACCCTCAATCCTTCTCTCCACCCAAGAACAAGAAGCTCCGTTCTCACCTTCCACGCCGCAAACGCCCGAGGATTTCACCTTTTCTCTGCTCTAATTTGGTTTCCCATTCCCCCGCTCCCTCCACCACCTTTGCTTTTGCTGCCGCAGAATCCACCTCCACTTCCTTCTACACATCCCGACCTGACGTTTCTAGCCACCTCAGCGCTCCCAATTTCAGGAAGAGACGATTTGATTCCAAGAAGGAGGTTGGAGTAGGGAGTAATGTGGAAGTGTCTGAATCTTCTTGTGTTGAATCTAATTCTGGAGTTGATTTTGGTGTTTCCGGACCAAGCACTACTTCGAAGTTAAAGAATAGGAGTAGTTTTAGGACAACTATTAACGGAAATGAAGATCAAATTGATCCAGCGGAGAATGGAGTTGAGAAGTTCGAATTCACGGATGTTGATGTCTCGTCGAAGCTTTGTGGAAAGGAAGCTGTGGTACTCACTTCTTGTGTAGAGTCTTGTGCTGAATCTATCTTTCAGAGTGTTTGTCCGTTCGAAGAGAAACGATTAGAAGTTGAAGATAACAGACTATGGGAATTTCAGTTACCTGAGCTACCGAGAAATGAGATTAATGAAACTTTCACTGTTTCGAAGTCGGATTCGACGATAGAACAGTGGCCTGGCAGCTTGAAGTTTGAATCGGATCTTGCTTGCACGGAGCAATTCTCTTACGATGATGTTTCGGAATACTCTAGCCAGGCGTTGTCGCTTCAGTCAACTATTCTATTGGAGACTTCTGATGAGTACTGCTCAGATTACACTCCATCAATTTTCTTGGAATCCGGAAGCGAATTTTCAGAGAAATCGAACGAAGACGCAGCTCCTTCATCGACATTTAGAATGTTGCTGCAGTACAGACGCGACTTTCTAAGCTTAAATTCCTCTCCAGACATCAGAACTAGCTCGCctattgaagaagaaaaagtagaTCAATCGACG ATTCTGAGATTTGAAGAATTGGACGACGAAGAAGCCTATCGAATGTTCAGAAATAGAGAAAGACGCCAATTGATTATTCACGACTACATAGAGGAGTATCGATCCACAACGGATTATGGCGATCTCATTCTTCAGCAACGGTCAAATATGGTCCAATGGATAGTTGAA CGATCTAGAGAAAACAAACTTCATCAGGAGACGACATTTTTAGGAGTTACCCTTCTAGACCAGATTCTGAGCAAAGGATTCTTCAAAGCTGAAAGTCGCCTTCAAATTCTAGGCATAGCATGTCTAACTTTGGCGACTAGAATTGAAGAAAATCAGTCATACAGCTG GTTACAGCAAAGGAATATCCATGTAGGGAGCAACACGTACAGAAGAGCAGAAGTTGTTGGCATGGAATGGCTTGTTGAAGAAGTTCTTAAGTTCCATTGTTTCTTGCCAACTGTTTACAACTTCTTGTG GTTCTACCTGAAAGCTGCTGGAGCTAACTCAGATTTGGAGAATCGAGCTAAGAATTTCGCAGTGCTCGTTCTTGCAGACAAAGTCCAATTTTGTTATTTCCCTTCAACAATTGCAGCTGCAGTTGTCATCTTGGCGTCCTTAGGAGAAAAACAAGATGCACCAAGTCAACGAGTCATTGAG ACACATGTCAGAACAGAAAACGACGATCTGCCTGAATGTATCGAG AGCTTGGAGTGGCTATTAAAGCTTTTATGA
- the LOC103493462 gene encoding cyclin-SDS isoform X2 — MKSKKRRPNPNPQSFSPPKNKKLRSHLPRRKRPRISPFLCSNLVSHSPAPSTTFAFAAAESTSTSFYTSRPDVSSHLSAPNFRKRRFDSKKEVGVGSNVEVSESSCVESNSGVDFGVSGPSTTSKLKNRSSFRTTINGNEDQIDPAENGVEKFEFTDVDVSSKLCGKEAVVLTSCVESCAESIFQSVCPFEEKRLEVEDNRLWEFQLPELPRNEINETFTVSKSDSTIEQWPGSLKFESDLACTEQFSYDDVSEYSSQALSLQSTILLETSDEYCSDYTPSIFLESGSEFSEKSNEDAAPSSTFRMLLQYRRDFLSLNSSPDIRTSSPIEEEKVDQSTILRFEELDDEEAYRMFRNRERRQLIIHDYIEEYRSTTDYGDLILQQRSNMVQWIVERSRENKLHQETTFLGVTLLDQILSKGFFKAESRLQILGIACLTLATRIEENQSYSWMSIDRKPNCMAIGLLVSIQGCRIE, encoded by the exons ATGAAATCCAAGAAACGAAGGCCTAATCCCAACCCTCAATCCTTCTCTCCACCCAAGAACAAGAAGCTCCGTTCTCACCTTCCACGCCGCAAACGCCCGAGGATTTCACCTTTTCTCTGCTCTAATTTGGTTTCCCATTCCCCCGCTCCCTCCACCACCTTTGCTTTTGCTGCCGCAGAATCCACCTCCACTTCCTTCTACACATCCCGACCTGACGTTTCTAGCCACCTCAGCGCTCCCAATTTCAGGAAGAGACGATTTGATTCCAAGAAGGAGGTTGGAGTAGGGAGTAATGTGGAAGTGTCTGAATCTTCTTGTGTTGAATCTAATTCTGGAGTTGATTTTGGTGTTTCCGGACCAAGCACTACTTCGAAGTTAAAGAATAGGAGTAGTTTTAGGACAACTATTAACGGAAATGAAGATCAAATTGATCCAGCGGAGAATGGAGTTGAGAAGTTCGAATTCACGGATGTTGATGTCTCGTCGAAGCTTTGTGGAAAGGAAGCTGTGGTACTCACTTCTTGTGTAGAGTCTTGTGCTGAATCTATCTTTCAGAGTGTTTGTCCGTTCGAAGAGAAACGATTAGAAGTTGAAGATAACAGACTATGGGAATTTCAGTTACCTGAGCTACCGAGAAATGAGATTAATGAAACTTTCACTGTTTCGAAGTCGGATTCGACGATAGAACAGTGGCCTGGCAGCTTGAAGTTTGAATCGGATCTTGCTTGCACGGAGCAATTCTCTTACGATGATGTTTCGGAATACTCTAGCCAGGCGTTGTCGCTTCAGTCAACTATTCTATTGGAGACTTCTGATGAGTACTGCTCAGATTACACTCCATCAATTTTCTTGGAATCCGGAAGCGAATTTTCAGAGAAATCGAACGAAGACGCAGCTCCTTCATCGACATTTAGAATGTTGCTGCAGTACAGACGCGACTTTCTAAGCTTAAATTCCTCTCCAGACATCAGAACTAGCTCGCctattgaagaagaaaaagtagaTCAATCGACG ATTCTGAGATTTGAAGAATTGGACGACGAAGAAGCCTATCGAATGTTCAGAAATAGAGAAAGACGCCAATTGATTATTCACGACTACATAGAGGAGTATCGATCCACAACGGATTATGGCGATCTCATTCTTCAGCAACGGTCAAATATGGTCCAATGGATAGTTGAA CGATCTAGAGAAAACAAACTTCATCAGGAGACGACATTTTTAGGAGTTACCCTTCTAGACCAGATTCTGAGCAAAGGATTCTTCAAAGCTGAAAGTCGCCTTCAAATTCTAGGCATAGCATGTCTAACTTTGGCGACTAGAATTGAAGAAAATCAGTCATACAGCTG GATGAGTATTGATAGGAAACCAAACTGCATGGCAATTGGTCTTCTTGTCTCAATCCAAGGGTGTAGAATTGAGTAA